CCAGTGCCGAAGCCTGTGCCTGCATCTTGGCCTGCACCTTCTGCTGGAAGCTCTGGCGCACCGCGCCCTGCTCGGCCTCGCTCAAGAGCGGCGTGCCCTTGTTGAAGCTGGTGCGGATCGCCTGCACCACCACCGGCAACTCGAGTTCATCCTTGATCGGCGCCAGCGAACGGCCGACGTCGGCGCCGACCAGATAGGCGACCTTGTCCTTGGCCACGTCAGGCACCTTGGCGCCGGCCGGAGCCTGGCCAGAGCGCGAAGCGATGCGCTGCATCAGCGCCGGACCGACGACCTGCGCCTCGTCCTCGGTGATCAGCGGCTTGCCGCCGTCGAAGGCGTTCTTGATGGCACGCTCGAAGGCAGCCAGGTCGATGTCCGGCGCCACCGGGGCGATGGACTGGGCGATATCGCTGCCAACCATGTAGCTGGCCTTGTCGCGGTCGGTAGTAAGCACGGTCTTGTCCTGGGCAGAGGCTGCCGCGCCGAACAGCGTGGCCGCAGTGGTGATCAACACGGCGGCGCCGCGCACAAAAGCCTTCATCGGGTACCTGCTCCGTATGGGAAAAATCATCGGCCGGGCTGGCCGGGTTGCGTATCGGCGACACCGGCTACCGGCACCGCCACGCAAGCGGTGCATTGTCGCGGCACAGCATCGCATGGGCAATGACCGCGCGCGCAGTATCGTCGGACCGTCCTGCGGCGCGTTTGTTCCGGCAATTGTTTCGCGCCGGGGCCACGGACCCTGAGTGCCTGCTCAATGGCCGCGACCACCGCCGGGTCGTCCGGCGGGGTCTCGCTGCCATAGCTGGCGATCAGTCAGCGTGCAGAAACTCCTGGATCTGCTTTTCGTCCTCGAATTCCTGTGCCTTGAAGTCGCCGGAGGAAAGCCGAGCACGGCGAATCCCCTGACCGGGCTCCTCGCCTCATGGTGCCGGTCAAAGGTGCCGTTCATCGGCCTATGCCATCAGTTGGGTGGGCTGGGCTTGACCGGAAGTATTTAGGTGTTATAGTTGCCTACAACACCGGTTGACCAAAGAGCAGGACGCCCACCATGAACCGCAGGCTCCACAACTCCTTCCTCGCCCTGCTCGCCTCGGCTTCGACCCTGGCGCTGTGCCTGTCGATGGCGCTCCCCGCGCCGCAGCAACCGCAGTCTCGCCCGATCGCCCTGAACGTGGGTCCGGTCGAATTCACCTTCACGCCTTCCGATCCGACCGCCAGCCATGGCGAGCAGGTCGAAGCCCTCGCCCGCAGCATCGAGCGCCGCGCCGACCAGGTCGACAGCCTGGCCGACGCCGCCGCCCTGACCGCTGAGATCGCAACCGCCGCGGCCCTGGCCGAAGCGGTGAAAAGTTCCAGGTCTTTCGAGAGCGCCACCATCGATACCGAAAAGAAGCAGGCAAGGACTGCCGCCCGGCACCGCCGGCAAACCCTAGTCATGCCTTATTTCTCATTCGCACCGCGGGGCTGAACCCATGACCGCAATTCAATGGAGCGACGGCGCTCCGATCTATCGCCAGCTGAAGGAGCGCGTCATTGCGATGATGCTCGACGGGGTGCTCAAGCCCGGGGACGCTCTTCCCTCCGTGCGCCAGGTCGCTGCCGAATATCAGCTCAATCCAATCACTGTCTCGCGCGCCTATCAGGAACTGGCGGACGAGGCTCTCGTCGAAAAACGCAGGGGTCTGGGCATGTACGTGACCGAAGAGGCCGCAAAGAAACTGCTGTTCAATGAACGCGAACGCTTCCTGCGCGAGGAATGGCCGCTGGTGCTCGAGCGCATCATGCGCCTGGGCCTGACGGCACAGGAACTGCTGGCCAGCGACGTCAAGGCAGGCACGCAATGAACGCCCCCGTCACCACTTCCGCCTCCGTGGTCAGTGCCCACGGCCTGCGCAAGGCCTACAAGAACAAGCTGGCGCTGGACGACACCGCGTTCGAGATCCCGGCCGGCCGCATCGTCGGTCTGATCGGCCCCAACGGCGCCGGCAAGACCACCGCGCTCAAGGCCATCCTGGGCCTGATCCCGTTCGACGGCACCCTCAGCGTGCTCGGCCGCGACCCGCGCACCGAGCGTGACGAGCTCATGCGCGACGTGTGCTTCATCGCCGACGTGGCGGTGCTGCCGCGCTGGATCCGGGTCAAGGAGGCGATCGAGTTCGTCGCCGGCGTGCACCCGCGCTTCGATCGCGCCCGTTGCGAACGCTTCCTCGCCCACACCAAGCTGACCCCGAACATGCGGGTGCGCGAACTGTCCAAGGGCATGATCGTGCAGCTGCACCTGGCGCTGGTGATGGCGATCGACGCCAAGCTGCTGGTGCTGGACGAGCCGACCCTGGGCCTGGACATCCTCTATCGCAAGCAGTTCTACCAGCGCCTGCTGGAGGACTACTTCGACGAGGAGAAGACCATCCTGGTCACCACCCACCAGGTCGAGGAGATCGAACACATCCTTACCGACGTGATGTTCATCCGCGACGGCAAGATCGTGCTCGACAACGACATGGAATCGCTCGGCGAGCGCTTCATCGAAGTGCTGGTCAACGGCGAGAAAACCGACCAGGCGCGTGCGCTCAAGCCGATCGACGAACGCGCCCTGCCCTTCGGCAAGACCGTGATGCTGTTCGATTCCGTGCCGCACGAACACCTGGCCGGCCTGGGTGAAACCCGCACGCCGGGCCTGGCCGACCTGTTCGTCGCCACCATGAAGGGGACCTACGCATGAATGCAATCCAGGAATCCCAGGGTGGAGGCCGCGCCGCCGTGATGGCCGCGCCGCACCCGACCCACACCTACAAGATGCTGCTCAAGCGCGAGTTCTGGGAGCACAAGGGCGGTTTCTTCTGGGCCCCGCTGGTGGCCGGCGGCATCCTGCTGCTGCTCACCCTGATGGGCGTCGGTGCCGGCGAAGTACTGCTGCGCAAGGTGCCCGACCACGCCACGATCAACGTCGAAGGCGGCAGCTTCCAGGTCAACGGCCTCGACCTGGCCCGCCTGACCGAGAAGATCAGCCCGGACGAGCTGCGCGAGTTCGGCGGCGCGATCGATGCCAGCCTGTACATGGCTGCAACCTGGCCCTTCGTCGTGCTCGCCTTCGTGGTGTTCTTCTACTGCCTTGGCAGCCTGTACGACGACCGCAAGGACCGCAGCGTGCTGTTCTGGAAGTCGTTGCCGATCTCCGACCGCGACACGGTGCTGTCGAAGGTGCTCAGCGCCACGGTGATGGCGCCGGTGATCGCCGCGACCGCGGCCATCCTCACCGTCTTCGGCTCGATGCTGATCTACAGCCTGGTCGTGCTCCTGCACGGCGGCAATCCGTACACCCTGCTGTGGGTGCCGGCGAGCCCGCTGAAGGTCTGCGCACACCTGCTCGCCTCGATCCCGGTCTATGCACTGTGGGCGCTGCCGACCGTCGGCTGGCTGATGCTGTGCTCGTCCTGGGCCAAGAGCAAGCCGTTCCTGTGGGCGCTGATCATCCCGATCTTCGCCGGCATCTTCGTCGGCTGGTTCGACCTGATGCACGCCTTCGACCTGGATACGGCCTGGTTCTGGAAGAACATCGTCGCCCGCAGCCTGACCAGCGTCGTGCCGGGCGCCTGGTTCGACGCGGCCAACATCGGCGAGGTCAGTGTCGATGGACCGCAGGCGATCCACTCGGTGATCAACCTGCGCACGATGTACTCGGTCCTGCTCACGCCGCAGCTGTGGATTGGCGCGGTGGCCGGTGCGGCCATGCTGTACGGCGCGATCCGCATGCGCCGCTGGCGCGACGACGGCTGATCGCCGCTCGTCGGGGCTTGCCGGGACGGTGGCACGCAACCTTCGGCCACTGTCCCGCATCCCAGCTGCACTGACCCACGGAGCCTACCGAACATGATCCACAAGTCCGCAGTTGCCCTTGCCGTAGCTCTCAGCGCTGGCCTGGTGCCGGTCGCCCACGCCGCCGCGCCCTATTGCGAGCACACCGAAGCGCGCAACCTGCAGCTCGACCTGGCCGGGGTGAAGGCCGTGGTGTTCGATATCGGTCCGCACGACCTCATCGTCACCGCCTCGCCCGGCGCCCGGTCCGCCATCGAAGGCAAAGCCTGCGCTTCCGACGCCGGCCGCCTGAA
Above is a genomic segment from Lysobacter sp. S4-A87 containing:
- a CDS encoding FKBP-type peptidyl-prolyl cis-trans isomerase; this translates as MKAFVRGAAVLITTAATLFGAAASAQDKTVLTTDRDKASYMVGSDIAQSIAPVAPDIDLAAFERAIKNAFDGGKPLITEDEAQVVGPALMQRIASRSGQAPAGAKVPDVAKDKVAYLVGADVGRSLAPIKDELELPVVVQAIRTSFNKGTPLLSEAEQGAVRQSFQQKVQAKMQAQASALGDKNKADGAAFLAKNKAVKGVFTTGSGLQYMILRQGSGARPKSTDQVRVNYHGTLLDGTVFDSSYDRGQPAEFALNQVIAGWTEGVGMMPVGSKFRFWIPGDLAYGPKGTPGGPIGPNATLVFDVELMSIL
- a CDS encoding GntR family transcriptional regulator; amino-acid sequence: MTAIQWSDGAPIYRQLKERVIAMMLDGVLKPGDALPSVRQVAAEYQLNPITVSRAYQELADEALVEKRRGLGMYVTEEAAKKLLFNERERFLREEWPLVLERIMRLGLTAQELLASDVKAGTQ
- a CDS encoding ABC transporter ATP-binding protein — translated: MNAPVTTSASVVSAHGLRKAYKNKLALDDTAFEIPAGRIVGLIGPNGAGKTTALKAILGLIPFDGTLSVLGRDPRTERDELMRDVCFIADVAVLPRWIRVKEAIEFVAGVHPRFDRARCERFLAHTKLTPNMRVRELSKGMIVQLHLALVMAIDAKLLVLDEPTLGLDILYRKQFYQRLLEDYFDEEKTILVTTHQVEEIEHILTDVMFIRDGKIVLDNDMESLGERFIEVLVNGEKTDQARALKPIDERALPFGKTVMLFDSVPHEHLAGLGETRTPGLADLFVATMKGTYA
- a CDS encoding ABC-2 transporter permease; translated protein: MAAPHPTHTYKMLLKREFWEHKGGFFWAPLVAGGILLLLTLMGVGAGEVLLRKVPDHATINVEGGSFQVNGLDLARLTEKISPDELREFGGAIDASLYMAATWPFVVLAFVVFFYCLGSLYDDRKDRSVLFWKSLPISDRDTVLSKVLSATVMAPVIAATAAILTVFGSMLIYSLVVLLHGGNPYTLLWVPASPLKVCAHLLASIPVYALWALPTVGWLMLCSSWAKSKPFLWALIIPIFAGIFVGWFDLMHAFDLDTAWFWKNIVARSLTSVVPGAWFDAANIGEVSVDGPQAIHSVINLRTMYSVLLTPQLWIGAVAGAAMLYGAIRMRRWRDDG